Proteins from a genomic interval of Neisseria arctica:
- the coaD gene encoding pantetheine-phosphate adenylyltransferase, producing MNQTIRRAVYAGSFDPPTNGHLWMIREAQALFDELIVAIGVNPDKRSTYSVQERIEMLEATTKEFPNVRITSFGNRFLVNYARSIDAQFIVRGIRTASDYEYERSMRYINSDLQPQISTVLLMPPREFAEVSSTMVKGMVGPEGWRDVVRRYIPGPVYEKILRDHETAAKLS from the coding sequence ATGAACCAAACTATCCGTCGCGCGGTTTATGCCGGCAGCTTCGACCCTCCTACCAACGGCCATTTATGGATGATACGCGAAGCACAAGCTTTATTTGACGAATTGATCGTTGCCATCGGCGTTAATCCTGACAAACGCAGCACATACAGCGTACAAGAACGCATTGAAATGCTGGAGGCCACTACCAAAGAGTTTCCAAACGTACGTATTACTTCGTTTGGTAATCGTTTTTTAGTAAATTATGCACGCAGCATCGACGCCCAATTTATTGTGCGCGGCATACGAACAGCTTCAGATTATGAATATGAACGCTCAATGCGCTATATCAATAGTGATTTGCAGCCCCAAATCTCCACCGTATTGCTGATGCCGCCACGGGAATTTGCCGAAGTATCATCTACAATGGTTAAAGGCATGGTTGGTCCGGAGGGCTGGCGTGATGTGGTACGCCGATATATTCCAGGCCCCGTATATGAAAAAATTCTGCGCGACCACGAAACTGCTGCCAAATTGTCCTGA
- a CDS encoding Bax inhibitor-1/YccA family protein, whose amino-acid sequence MQRDVYDYTQPAAPGAVQKNTVLQKTYGLLGLSFIPCALGAFLSNQMGFSLFSLFGNRWVALGVFFAFFYGMCFLIEKNRYSNTGAALLMVFTFGMGVLISPLLQYTLSFSNGAQIVGIAAVMTAAVFFTMSALARRTNADMQSLGRFLTVGAVVLMVGVIANIFLQIPALSLTISAGFVIFSSLLIMYQIRTVIDGGETSHISAALTIFISIYNIFSSLLHILTSLTGED is encoded by the coding sequence ATGCAACGCGACGTTTACGATTACACACAACCAGCCGCCCCCGGCGCAGTACAAAAAAATACCGTACTGCAAAAAACCTATGGCCTACTAGGTCTATCATTTATCCCCTGTGCCCTCGGCGCATTTTTAAGCAACCAAATGGGCTTTAGCCTGTTCAGTTTATTTGGCAACCGTTGGGTAGCTTTAGGCGTATTCTTCGCCTTTTTCTACGGCATGTGTTTTTTGATTGAAAAAAACCGCTATAGCAATACCGGCGCTGCTTTGCTTATGGTATTTACTTTCGGCATGGGCGTATTGATTAGTCCTCTTCTTCAATACACATTGAGCTTTAGCAATGGCGCACAAATAGTCGGTATTGCGGCAGTCATGACAGCAGCGGTTTTCTTTACCATGTCTGCCTTAGCAAGACGCACCAACGCCGATATGCAGTCTTTGGGTCGTTTCTTAACGGTTGGAGCGGTAGTATTGATGGTTGGCGTAATTGCGAATATCTTCCTGCAAATTCCCGCTTTAAGCCTCACGATTTCTGCCGGCTTTGTGATTTTCAGCTCACTACTGATTATGTATCAAATCCGCACTGTAATTGACGGTGGCGAAACCAGCCATATCAGTGCCGCTTTAACCATCTTCATTTCAATTTACAATATCTTTAGCAGCCTGCTGCATATCTTGACCTCCCTCACCGGTGAAGATTAA